A window of Castanea sativa cultivar Marrone di Chiusa Pesio chromosome 1, ASM4071231v1 contains these coding sequences:
- the LOC142637278 gene encoding uncharacterized protein LOC142637278: MDGFREAIHHCKLKDLGYCGPDFTWCNMQEGDRRTYLRLDRALATPDWIEYYKDVKVHHLVESTFDHYAPLIANATSQKFSNGRRFQFEAMWTKREECKDIIKEV, from the coding sequence ATGGATGGTTTTAGAGAAGCAATACACCATTGTAAGCTCAAGGATCTTGGTTATTGTGGTCCTGATTTTACATGGTGTAATATGCAAGAGGGTGATCGCAGAACTTATCTTAGATTGGATCGAGCCTTGGCCACCCCTGATTGGATTGAGTATTATAAGGATGTTAAAGTTCATCACTTGGTAGAGTCCACGTTTGACCACTATGCTCCGCTGATAGCCAATGCTACTAGTCAAAAGTTTTCAAATGGGCGAAGATTTCAATTTGAAGCTATGTGGACCAAAAGGGAGGAATGCAAAGATATTATCAAAGAAGTCTAG